From Pagrus major chromosome 6, Pma_NU_1.0, one genomic window encodes:
- the ogna gene encoding osteoglycin, paralog a has product MKSLLFTCMLVPWLVAASARRSDQDSQLILGSLPGRELNGYFSDPLNSRRARRAVSLADEPDDSPISEGGDASDLPTCLLCVCLTGSVYCEEVSPDMTSVPTLPKETAYLYARFNKIKKISTKDFAGILTLKRIDLTGNLISEIEDGAFSKLALLEVLSLAENRLVKLPMLPAKLTSFNANNNLLKTRGVKANAFKKLTKLTNLYLADNQLEAVPHIPDSVQILHLQNNNITEVNIDTFCRSNDTYYLRPSLNEVRLDGNPVVLSKNPDSFTCMKVLPSGRYR; this is encoded by the exons ATGAAGTCTCTCTTATTCACCTGTATGCTGGTGCCGTGGCTGGTGGCAGCCTCGGCCAGGAGGTCTGACCAGGATTCACAGCTGATACTGGGATCTCTACCTGGCAGGGAGCTGAACGGATACTTCAGTGACCCTTTGAATTCAAGGAGGGCTCGG AGAGCAGTGTCTCTTGCTGATGAACCTGATGACAGCCCAATCTCAGAAGGAGGAGACGCCTCTG ACCTGCCCAcctgcctgctgtgtgtttgtctgactgGTTCAGTGTATTGTGAGGAGGTCAGCCCAGACATGACCTCTGTCCCCACCCTGCCTAAAGAGACGGCCTATCTGTATGCCCGCTTCAACAAGATCAAGAAGATCAGCACCAAAGATTTTGCTGGAATTT TGACTCTGAAGAGGATTGATCTGACAGGGAACCTGATCTCAGAGATTGAAGACGGGGCGTTCTCTAAGCTTGCCCTACTGGAGGTATTGTCTCTGGCTGAGAACAGACTGGTCAAACTTCCTATGCTCCCTGCCAAACTCACATCCTTCAACGCCAACAACAACCTCCTGAAAACCAGGGGTGTCAAGGCCAATGCTTTCAAG AAATTGACCAAGCTGACCAACCTGTACCTGGCTGACAACCAGCTGGAAGCTGTTCCACACATCCCTGACAGTGTTCAGATCTTACATTTACAG AACAACAACATCACTGAGGTCAACATAGATACCTTCTGCAGGTCCAATGACACCTACTACCTACGACCAAGCCTCAATGAGGTCCGTCTGGATGGCAACCCTGTGGTGCTGTCGAAGAACCCCGACAGCTTCACCTGTATGAAGGTACTGCCTAGTGGACGGTACCGCTGA